Proteins encoded by one window of Paenibacillus sp. DCT19:
- a CDS encoding DNA alkylation repair protein, with the protein MEADIRTQLLSLAEPEYQKFTAALIPNITNLLGVRIPALRKLAKQIVAADWRVYLENADDDYFEEVMLQALVIGYIRTDPEEWLRHIAWFVPKINNWSVCDSFCGGLKFTKKEQERVWQFIQPYLASELEYDIRFGVVMCLNYYMEEPYIHKMLASLDQIRHEGYYVKMAVAWAISIAYIKLPDITMRYLKDNTLDDFTYNKALQKITESTRIDPQTKQVIRGMKRKLKRSV; encoded by the coding sequence GTGGAAGCAGATATTAGAACACAGTTGCTCAGCCTGGCTGAGCCAGAGTATCAGAAATTTACGGCAGCACTCATTCCTAACATTACGAATCTGTTGGGTGTTAGAATACCCGCACTACGTAAGCTGGCGAAACAGATTGTTGCAGCAGATTGGCGTGTCTATCTGGAGAACGCAGACGATGACTACTTTGAAGAAGTGATGTTGCAGGCACTGGTTATTGGCTATATCCGCACAGATCCAGAAGAATGGCTACGGCATATTGCTTGGTTTGTCCCCAAAATCAATAACTGGTCTGTATGCGATAGCTTCTGTGGTGGATTGAAATTTACGAAGAAAGAACAAGAACGGGTGTGGCAATTTATACAGCCTTACTTGGCGTCCGAGCTTGAGTACGATATTCGCTTCGGCGTTGTGATGTGCTTAAACTATTATATGGAAGAACCGTATATCCATAAGATGCTTGCTTCGTTGGATCAAATCAGACATGAAGGATATTATGTGAAAATGGCTGTTGCATGGGCGATTTCGATTGCTTACATTAAATTGCCCGATATTACGATGCGTTATCTTAAGGACAATACGCTCGATGATTTTACGTATAACAAAGCACTCCAGAAAATAACGGAATCTACTCGTATTGATCCGCAGACGAAACAAGTTATTCGTGGGATGAAGCGTAAGCTGAAGCGGTCAGTTTGA
- a CDS encoding GNAT family N-acetyltransferase, whose translation MNITVELTNEQTKFIINNLYPMYLHDLSEIWGFKPNTYGIFEEDETKTLAEQNNVFDIWWSKPGILYPYLVRVEGIPAGFALVATPPYTPHGSDFYMNEFFILRPYRGKGIAEHLATHVMNQHRGSWEVQTNAAEINVRAQQFWKKTLERYTLGKYQQDTLEADKEGTKLKFTLNNQIVE comes from the coding sequence ATGAACATTACTGTTGAATTAACCAATGAACAAACGAAATTCATCATTAACAATCTATATCCCATGTACTTACACGATCTGTCTGAAATATGGGGATTCAAACCTAACACCTATGGAATCTTTGAAGAAGATGAGACGAAGACATTAGCAGAGCAGAATAACGTTTTTGATATCTGGTGGTCGAAGCCAGGCATACTGTATCCATATCTAGTACGAGTAGAGGGTATCCCGGCAGGATTTGCTTTGGTGGCGACACCACCATACACACCTCATGGCAGCGACTTTTATATGAACGAATTTTTTATTTTGCGGCCGTACCGTGGGAAGGGGATTGCTGAGCATTTGGCTACTCATGTGATGAACCAGCACCGAGGTTCGTGGGAGGTGCAGACGAATGCAGCGGAAATCAATGTTAGGGCTCAGCAATTTTGGAAAAAGACATTGGAGCGATATACACTTGGCAAGTACCAACAAGACACACTGGAAGCTGATAAGGAAGGAACTAAATTAAAATTTACACTGAACAACCAAATTGTTGAATGA
- a CDS encoding stalk domain-containing protein, with product MKKKMILTSFLVVLLLSISTITLAKTHLKLVIKGMERPNVEPKIVDGRVMVPLNEVAKALNMDFKYDRNQGVVQLQPNIWDGDYFKFHEEEWIKLRNVIAKYFMALEENDPEIGKYTTKEFKSTYGEGAVQFHDLTYQDVTMEGSDYRVRVSCVIYYQDSNTLYTSWMDVIVDGEQNKIKEIITVAGAGTHWIKAYDIFPGHHIVTYPEG from the coding sequence GTGAAGAAAAAAATGATATTAACTTCATTCTTGGTTGTATTGTTACTAAGCATCTCGACGATTACGTTAGCCAAGACCCATTTGAAGCTAGTCATTAAAGGGATGGAGCGACCTAATGTCGAGCCAAAGATTGTAGATGGCCGAGTGATGGTTCCATTGAATGAAGTAGCCAAGGCGCTAAATATGGATTTTAAGTATGATCGGAACCAAGGTGTTGTACAGCTACAGCCTAACATCTGGGATGGGGATTATTTTAAGTTTCACGAAGAGGAATGGATTAAGCTCAGAAATGTGATTGCCAAATATTTTATGGCTTTGGAAGAAAACGATCCGGAGATCGGGAAGTATACGACAAAAGAATTTAAGAGTACCTACGGTGAGGGTGCCGTGCAATTTCATGATCTGACTTATCAGGATGTGACGATGGAAGGTTCTGATTATCGGGTGAGAGTAAGCTGTGTGATCTATTATCAGGACAGTAACACCTTATACACAAGCTGGATGGATGTCATAGTAGATGGAGAGCAGAACAAAATCAAGGAGATCATTACTGTCGCAGGAGCTGGAACGCACTGGATTAAAGCATATGATATTTTTCCCGGTCATCACATTGTGACTTACCCTGAGGGGTAG
- a CDS encoding GNAT family N-acetyltransferase, giving the protein MIREAEGKDAIAVERLYQELLPNHSGIHVLPERLEEIRINPNSYLFVYDVDGSLVGTAHLHVCLDALSGTRPFGVVERVIVTQEMQGRGYGSRLMEHLEQVCKEKNCVKVFLTSNALRQDAHQFYDKLGYDGEGSKAFKKYL; this is encoded by the coding sequence ATGATTCGAGAAGCCGAGGGCAAGGATGCGATTGCAGTTGAACGTCTATATCAAGAATTGTTACCGAATCATTCTGGAATTCATGTATTGCCTGAACGATTGGAAGAGATTCGAATCAACCCGAACAGTTACTTATTTGTATATGATGTGGATGGAAGTCTTGTGGGGACGGCGCATTTACATGTTTGTTTGGATGCCCTGAGTGGAACGAGACCCTTCGGTGTAGTTGAACGAGTGATCGTGACGCAGGAAATGCAGGGAAGAGGATATGGTTCGAGATTAATGGAGCACCTGGAACAAGTCTGCAAGGAGAAAAATTGCGTTAAAGTGTTCCTTACCAGTAATGCATTGCGGCAAGACGCGCATCAATTTTATGATAAGTTAGGTTATGACGGCGAAGGAAGTAAGGCATTTAAGAAGTATTTGTAG
- a CDS encoding CD3324 family protein — translation MKYTNADSLLPEELLQEIQRYVHGGMIYIPKRKDTHSKWGEQSGTRVMLNLRNREIREKFAEGATVDQLIDQYALSSDSIKKIVYSRKNKA, via the coding sequence ATGAAATATACAAATGCTGATTCATTATTACCAGAAGAGTTATTACAAGAGATTCAACGATATGTGCATGGTGGGATGATCTATATTCCCAAGCGCAAGGATACCCATTCGAAGTGGGGAGAACAATCGGGCACCCGGGTTATGCTGAACCTAAGAAATCGCGAAATACGTGAGAAGTTTGCCGAAGGAGCTACGGTAGATCAGCTGATCGATCAATACGCGTTATCTTCGGACAGTATCAAAAAGATTGTATACTCTCGCAAAAATAAAGCTTAA
- a CDS encoding methylated-DNA--[protein]-cysteine S-methyltransferase, translated as MRQKIMWTPLELDGLPWIVLATEKGVGRIIMPNETLQDWEGWIARIAPGVELIEDEQTIKQTGITEWLTSYFAGEKVAFTADIPLDLIGTAFQQQVWTELGQVPYGETRTYGDIATAIGRPSAVRAVGAANGANPIPILLPCHRIIGANRKLTGFRGGLDMKRRLLDIEQIEGVSDGGHARFRF; from the coding sequence ATGAGGCAAAAGATCATGTGGACCCCGCTGGAACTAGATGGTCTGCCCTGGATCGTACTTGCAACAGAGAAGGGCGTAGGTCGTATTATTATGCCTAATGAAACATTGCAGGATTGGGAAGGCTGGATTGCTCGTATAGCTCCTGGAGTTGAATTAATAGAGGATGAACAGACGATCAAGCAGACAGGTATTACCGAGTGGCTGACATCGTACTTTGCCGGCGAAAAGGTAGCATTCACAGCTGACATTCCATTGGACCTGATTGGAACAGCATTTCAGCAGCAGGTATGGACAGAGCTTGGACAAGTTCCTTATGGTGAGACTCGAACTTATGGTGATATTGCGACTGCGATCGGAAGACCATCGGCAGTTCGTGCAGTCGGTGCAGCGAACGGAGCTAACCCCATTCCAATTCTATTGCCATGCCATCGCATTATTGGTGCAAACCGCAAGTTGACAGGATTTCGTGGCGGGCTAGACATGAAACGCAGACTGCTGGATATTGAACAGATCGAGGGTGTATCTGACGGTGGTCATGCGAGGTTTAGGTTCTAG
- a CDS encoding DUF1801 domain-containing protein has product MVQPKTKETDGSVIEFIESVESPKKREDAYQLLDIFTETTGYEAKMWGPSIIGFGSYHYRYESGHEGDAPLVGFSPRKAKISLYFATGDTQREELLQDFGKHTTGKACVYINKVADIDVLVLQTLITQSVRFLQEKYPNQ; this is encoded by the coding sequence ATGGTACAACCAAAAACAAAAGAAACCGACGGCAGTGTCATTGAGTTTATTGAAAGTGTAGAGAGCCCGAAGAAACGTGAGGATGCATATCAATTATTAGATATTTTTACAGAAACGACGGGATATGAAGCCAAGATGTGGGGACCGAGTATTATCGGATTCGGTAGCTATCATTATCGATATGAATCAGGACATGAAGGTGATGCACCGCTGGTTGGTTTTTCACCCCGCAAAGCTAAGATCAGTTTATATTTCGCCACAGGAGATACGCAGCGAGAGGAACTATTACAGGATTTTGGTAAACATACAACAGGAAAAGCTTGTGTCTACATTAACAAAGTTGCAGACATTGACGTACTTGTATTACAAACGTTGATTACACAATCGGTACGTTTCTTGCAAGAGAAGTATCCGAATCAATAA
- a CDS encoding amidohydrolase: protein MLNHAYWLTNVNLEQSYVMDGQEVTGTRTSLCHLRIENGVIAEIRGIETALQSALPKYDCHGLLLLPSFEEAHIHLDKTYYGEPWQAVKRIGSIFERIEEERQLLPKLLPEARSQAEHILQLIQRLGSTHVRSHCNIEPVSGLKRLEATKQALDAFSSKLSSEIVAFPQHGLLRSDSVGWMDQAMAEGATHVGGLDPATVDGDVERSLHTMVELAVRYQAGIDIHLHERNEAGQQTLQQLVKLTEQAGLHGKVTVSHAFWFAHADVQEAEEMAIQMASLGMSVASTVPIGRTMMPLPMLHRHGVKVKLGTDSLTDHWSPFGNGDQLEKAGRYAELYGYSDELSLAQSLGFVTGGITPIDAQGNQVWPKVGDTASFMLVHASCSAEAVARRAKRQTVWYEGQLVSGSI from the coding sequence ATGTTGAATCATGCCTATTGGTTAACGAACGTAAATTTGGAGCAGAGTTATGTGATGGATGGACAAGAAGTGACCGGAACACGGACAAGCTTATGTCACCTTCGCATTGAGAACGGAGTTATTGCAGAGATCAGAGGTATTGAAACAGCGCTTCAAAGTGCACTACCCAAATACGATTGTCACGGTCTGTTGTTGCTTCCTTCGTTCGAAGAGGCTCATATTCATCTGGACAAAACCTATTACGGAGAACCGTGGCAGGCGGTTAAGCGGATAGGCAGCATCTTCGAGCGTATTGAGGAGGAGCGGCAGTTGCTCCCGAAACTACTGCCTGAAGCTAGAAGTCAGGCAGAGCATATTTTACAGCTTATTCAGCGCTTAGGCTCTACGCATGTAAGGAGTCACTGTAACATTGAGCCGGTGAGTGGACTGAAACGATTAGAAGCAACCAAGCAGGCATTGGATGCATTCTCGAGCAAGCTTTCTTCCGAAATTGTAGCTTTTCCACAACATGGACTTCTTCGCTCCGATTCTGTTGGATGGATGGATCAGGCCATGGCTGAAGGCGCAACGCATGTAGGTGGACTAGATCCAGCTACTGTGGACGGAGATGTTGAGAGATCGTTGCATACGATGGTCGAGCTGGCTGTTCGTTATCAGGCAGGTATTGATATCCATCTGCATGAACGTAATGAAGCTGGGCAACAAACGTTGCAACAATTAGTTAAGCTAACCGAACAGGCAGGGCTTCATGGAAAAGTCACGGTGAGTCATGCGTTCTGGTTCGCTCATGCTGACGTGCAGGAAGCGGAAGAGATGGCCATTCAGATGGCATCCCTCGGTATGAGTGTGGCATCTACTGTGCCAATCGGCAGAACGATGATGCCTCTCCCGATGCTTCACCGCCATGGGGTGAAGGTCAAGCTGGGAACCGATAGTTTGACGGATCACTGGTCACCTTTTGGAAATGGAGATCAATTGGAGAAAGCGGGACGTTACGCAGAATTGTACGGATATTCGGATGAACTTTCCTTAGCTCAATCGCTAGGATTCGTTACGGGTGGCATAACTCCAATTGATGCTCAAGGGAATCAGGTTTGGCCGAAGGTAGGCGATACAGCCAGCTTTATGCTGGTTCACGCGAGTTGTTCCGCCGAGGCGGTTGCTCGAAGAGCCAAACGGCAGACCGTATGGTATGAAGGGCAATTGGTGAGTGGATCGATATAA
- a CDS encoding sensor histidine kinase has translation MRRNRWMFHKVNDIPLRSKLLLIYIFSILLPVIIINVFFYQRTSSDIKIREEENLRKSIERAAGELLGMIDESVALSRIIAADDTLYQALDQTYDSPVEYYNQYDEFLRDKLTRYMSANILEVRILTDNDTIQTGSHYAVIGQGERAVPGMERLKETKGGILVVDYDETTLFHPGKRISVIGKMDTYTSYSTYAKYSKIDLQLSRVYSILNRETNSLQLRLVDENNRVVVSSDQSQQAAIQSSSSSTDEGNSRYRLEQTLGNLDYLKGWKLIGVANTAHLDQLLAEARNSILWLALISTIIPSVLIYIILRSYHYRIQKLSKHMKRVRNDRFDVIEIQEGRDEIGGLIRTFNMMVGKIHSLINDVYKLEIRQKDLELDRVRTELSMLQSQMNPHFLFNTLNALLVVSTKNGYTEVTEIIKSLSLLMRQLLSRSDNLVPLQEELQFTSLYLQIEKFRFGDLFNYFFEIDPEADSLRIPRMSIQPLVENACKHGLQARKNGRLIRVTARLTKSGLDIRVIDNGVGMDEGKLNQFMRDVRSDRVMDGHVGIRNVYRRLELFYEGAAIFNIRSGLDEGTEAGFLIPFSIMETKG, from the coding sequence GTGCGAAGAAATAGATGGATGTTTCACAAGGTCAATGATATTCCGCTTCGATCAAAGCTACTGTTGATCTATATCTTCAGCATTCTTCTGCCAGTCATAATCATTAATGTATTCTTCTATCAGCGGACCTCTTCGGATATCAAAATACGGGAAGAAGAAAACTTACGTAAATCAATTGAACGGGCGGCAGGAGAATTGCTGGGCATGATTGATGAGAGTGTGGCCTTGAGCCGGATTATTGCAGCCGATGATACGTTATATCAGGCGCTAGATCAGACGTATGACTCGCCTGTTGAGTATTACAATCAATATGACGAATTTCTTCGCGACAAGTTGACACGATATATGTCAGCCAACATTCTGGAGGTTCGCATATTAACGGATAACGACACCATTCAGACGGGCAGTCATTACGCAGTCATTGGGCAGGGGGAGCGGGCGGTTCCGGGGATGGAGCGCTTGAAGGAAACCAAAGGCGGAATTTTGGTTGTGGATTATGATGAAACCACATTGTTTCATCCAGGCAAACGCATTAGTGTGATTGGCAAAATGGATACATATACGTCGTATTCAACCTATGCCAAATATTCAAAAATCGATCTGCAGCTCAGTCGAGTGTACAGCATTTTGAATCGTGAAACGAATAGTCTGCAGCTTCGTCTGGTTGACGAGAATAATCGGGTTGTCGTGTCTAGCGATCAGTCCCAGCAGGCTGCAATCCAAAGTTCGTCTTCATCAACAGATGAGGGGAACTCCAGATATCGTTTAGAGCAAACATTAGGCAACCTTGATTATCTAAAGGGATGGAAATTAATTGGGGTCGCCAACACGGCTCATCTGGATCAGTTGCTGGCAGAAGCACGTAACTCGATCTTATGGCTCGCATTAATTAGCACGATTATTCCTTCAGTGCTGATTTATATTATTCTTCGTTCGTATCATTATCGCATTCAGAAGCTGTCTAAGCATATGAAGAGAGTGCGCAATGATCGTTTTGATGTGATTGAAATTCAAGAGGGCCGTGATGAGATTGGTGGATTGATCCGTACATTTAATATGATGGTTGGCAAAATTCATTCCCTCATTAACGATGTCTACAAATTAGAAATTAGACAAAAGGATCTGGAACTTGATCGGGTTAGAACGGAGTTGTCTATGCTTCAAAGTCAGATGAATCCCCATTTTTTGTTCAATACGTTGAATGCACTACTCGTTGTCAGCACGAAAAATGGTTATACGGAAGTTACTGAAATTATAAAAAGCTTATCCTTGCTCATGCGGCAATTACTCAGTAGATCAGACAACCTTGTACCCCTGCAGGAGGAGCTGCAATTCACGTCGCTCTATTTGCAGATTGAAAAATTTAGGTTTGGTGATCTGTTCAATTATTTCTTCGAGATCGATCCTGAAGCGGACTCACTTCGAATTCCACGCATGAGCATTCAGCCTCTGGTAGAAAATGCTTGTAAGCATGGATTACAGGCTCGGAAGAATGGTCGGCTAATTCGAGTAACGGCCAGGCTGACGAAGTCTGGTTTGGATATTCGAGTAATCGACAATGGGGTTGGCATGGATGAGGGGAAGCTGAATCAATTCATGCGGGACGTACGTTCCGATCGCGTGATGGACGGTCATGTGGGTATACGTAATGTCTACCGACGGCTTGAGCTTTTTTATGAGGGAGCGGCTATATTTAACATTCGTAGTGGACTAGATGAAGGAACGGAAGCAGGATTTCTCATTCCATTCTCGATTATGGAAACGAAAGGTTAG
- a CDS encoding endo-1,4-beta-xylanase: MSKEIPSLHHAFRDNFKIGAAVHTGLIRTEGDFIAHHYNSITAENQMKFEEIHPEEERYAFEAGDEIVDFAVRNGMSVRGHTLVWHNQTSDWVFQDPAGGTASRELLLSRLKSHIDTVVGRYKGHISAWDVVNEAIEDKTDLMMRDTKWLQILGEDYLLEAFRLAHVADPQALLFYNDYNETDPVKREKIYELVKGLLEKGAPIHGIGMQGHWNIHGPSIEDIRMAIERYASLNVQLHITELDLSVFRHEDRRIDLIEPTAEMMELQEQRYEEIFRLFLEYQASITSVTFWGTSDHYTWLDNFPVRGRKNWPFVFDQQRQPKESFSRLLNAAKGSAPTSRGIS, from the coding sequence ATGTCGAAAGAGATTCCATCTTTGCACCATGCATTCCGAGACAATTTCAAAATCGGTGCCGCTGTTCATACAGGCCTTATACGCACAGAAGGTGATTTCATTGCCCATCATTATAACAGCATCACTGCAGAGAATCAGATGAAATTTGAAGAGATCCATCCAGAAGAGGAACGTTATGCGTTTGAGGCAGGCGATGAAATCGTTGATTTTGCGGTTCGTAACGGGATGTCCGTTCGTGGACATACGTTAGTGTGGCATAACCAGACATCAGATTGGGTTTTTCAAGATCCAGCTGGTGGTACGGCGTCTAGAGAATTATTGCTATCACGCCTGAAGTCACATATCGATACAGTGGTTGGACGTTACAAAGGCCATATCAGCGCCTGGGATGTTGTTAATGAAGCCATTGAAGATAAGACAGATCTGATGATGCGGGATACCAAGTGGCTTCAGATTCTGGGGGAGGACTATCTGCTCGAAGCGTTCCGCTTAGCTCATGTGGCTGACCCTCAAGCCTTGCTGTTCTATAACGATTACAATGAGACTGATCCGGTGAAACGGGAAAAGATTTACGAACTGGTCAAAGGTTTATTGGAAAAGGGTGCGCCTATTCATGGTATTGGCATGCAGGGGCATTGGAATATTCATGGTCCATCCATTGAGGATATTCGCATGGCGATCGAACGTTACGCATCACTGAATGTGCAGCTTCATATCACCGAACTGGATTTGTCTGTATTCCGCCATGAAGATCGAAGAATCGATCTGATCGAACCAACCGCTGAAATGATGGAATTACAGGAGCAACGCTATGAAGAGATTTTCCGTCTGTTCCTTGAATATCAGGCTTCGATTACCTCGGTGACTTTCTGGGGAACTTCGGATCACTACACATGGTTAGACAATTTTCCTGTACGTGGACGCAAGAACTGGCCATTCGTATTTGATCAACAGCGACAGCCCAAGGAATCGTTCTCGCGTCTGTTAAACGCGGCAAAAGGAAGTGCACCTACAAGTAGGGGAATCTCTTAG
- a CDS encoding helix-turn-helix domain-containing protein — protein MHKVIVADDEPYTLEGWRTMIDWQACGYELCGTATDGEEALSLIGQVEPDLVVTDIQMPVLDGLGLIRTMREEMKNNAKIVIATGYSEFGYAKQAIQYQVDEYVLKPLVTEEIHQILLELITPLNKRRDEKKYTRTIDSGNEVTTHRSMGLDAPEHYDHEGMLSLSRHLLGAIEAGEVSEIQAVVDKILRLIVRSEMSLSQAQSVIRYMHGELLRKFSEKKDCMLLLQDRAWHEAESWTSGKLKGLCIQLSERLSQSLPKKSSMRSPVAEAIKYLNEHYCTKIKLQDIAQRIHVNSAYLGQQFKQEVGVSFSEYIHRLRIEEARKLLRRTHMKISDIASKLGYHDAEYFTDKFKALTGELPSVYKNKNQG, from the coding sequence ATGCACAAGGTCATTGTGGCAGATGATGAGCCGTATACACTGGAAGGCTGGAGAACGATGATTGACTGGCAGGCTTGTGGCTATGAATTGTGTGGTACGGCGACGGACGGTGAAGAGGCACTTTCCTTAATCGGTCAGGTTGAACCGGATCTGGTTGTAACCGATATTCAAATGCCTGTGCTGGATGGTCTGGGTCTAATCCGAACGATGCGTGAGGAAATGAAAAATAATGCCAAAATCGTTATTGCCACAGGGTATTCCGAATTTGGTTATGCCAAGCAGGCGATCCAGTATCAAGTTGACGAGTATGTGCTCAAACCGTTGGTTACCGAAGAGATTCATCAGATTTTGCTGGAGCTCATTACACCATTAAACAAGCGTAGAGATGAGAAAAAATACACCAGAACAATTGATTCCGGGAATGAAGTGACTACCCACAGATCCATGGGATTAGACGCGCCAGAGCATTACGATCATGAAGGGATGCTTTCTTTGTCGAGACATCTGTTGGGTGCGATCGAAGCAGGTGAAGTTAGTGAAATCCAAGCTGTGGTGGATAAGATACTACGTTTGATCGTGAGATCTGAAATGTCCCTGAGCCAGGCTCAAAGCGTCATCCGATATATGCATGGTGAGTTATTACGTAAGTTCAGCGAAAAGAAAGATTGTATGCTGTTGCTCCAGGATAGAGCATGGCATGAAGCCGAGAGCTGGACATCTGGCAAATTAAAAGGGCTTTGCATCCAATTATCAGAACGTCTTTCTCAGTCCTTACCGAAGAAGTCTTCCATGAGAAGTCCGGTAGCCGAAGCGATTAAATATTTGAATGAGCATTATTGTACGAAAATAAAACTACAGGATATCGCCCAGCGAATTCATGTGAATTCGGCTTATCTCGGTCAGCAGTTCAAGCAGGAAGTAGGCGTAAGCTTCAGCGAATATATTCATAGGCTGCGGATTGAGGAAGCGCGTAAATTACTCCGCCGAACCCATATGAAAATTTCGGATATTGCATCCAAGCTTGGCTATCACGATGCAGAATATTTTACGGATAAATTTAAAGCGCTTACAGGTGAGCTCCCATCTGTCTACAAAAACAAAAATCAAGGGTGA
- a CDS encoding GNAT family N-acetyltransferase — translation MMLEATDCYWIYSAEHRIAGISLVDDELGSLFMIPPHTLTKETVEFLKDYMIRKKSKPDQLHVYNVMPEHISLFEHAEFNKLSTRKCMIRPTETLENPLTSKLKRIRPERVHMPKLAEIMIEAYRGGVEEQSMDHCQNDLTYYFDHYEQDELRGASSILVEQDTERIVGFCLVTLWENLPLIYDIAVTPAYRSEGLGSYLLHHAITTLAPIYPVIRLFVTQGNPAEHLYTKVGFLSGEELSHLVWFGTNHRG, via the coding sequence ATGATGCTTGAAGCAACGGATTGTTATTGGATCTATAGTGCAGAGCATCGGATTGCTGGAATTTCTTTGGTTGATGATGAGCTAGGTTCCTTATTTATGATTCCACCGCATACGTTAACGAAGGAAACTGTTGAATTTCTGAAAGATTATATGATTCGCAAGAAGAGCAAACCTGATCAATTACATGTCTATAATGTTATGCCTGAACATATTTCGTTATTTGAACATGCTGAATTCAACAAGCTGAGCACTCGAAAATGTATGATCAGACCCACTGAGACATTGGAAAACCCTCTGACATCGAAGTTAAAACGTATCCGGCCTGAACGAGTTCACATGCCCAAACTAGCTGAGATCATGATCGAGGCTTATCGCGGCGGAGTAGAAGAACAGTCAATGGATCATTGTCAGAATGACCTCACATATTATTTTGATCATTATGAGCAGGATGAACTGCGCGGTGCTTCTTCTATTTTGGTTGAGCAAGATACGGAACGTATAGTTGGTTTCTGTCTTGTAACCCTGTGGGAAAATTTACCTCTAATCTATGATATCGCTGTGACCCCAGCCTATCGATCAGAGGGACTTGGAAGTTACTTGTTACATCATGCGATAACGACATTAGCACCTATCTATCCTGTCATTCGTCTGTTCGTTACACAGGGTAATCCCGCCGAGCATTTGTATACTAAAGTTGGATTCCTCTCAGGTGAGGAACTGTCTCATCTCGTATGGTTTGGAACGAATCATCGGGGTTGA